A part of Candidatus Brocadia sp. genomic DNA contains:
- a CDS encoding 3-dehydroquinate synthase — MKKPIFRQEVQALNYCNSFTVNFSYPVFFTTKVFSPSNCTLLNVLEGDIAKIVFFVDDGLQAYWHDLEKSISNWCSHHNSRVQLASSVYYVQHGESIKNNLSILDYVGHVVEKTELCRQSYIAAIGGGAVLDAVGFAAAIIHRGIRLIRIPTTVIAQLDSGIGVKNSMNRFRQKNYYGTFAPPWAVINDFDFLQTLGQKDWISGIAEAFKVAIIKDKAFLDYLAKSANDILQRDQKTIEYIIKHCARLHMDHIRNSGDPFETGTEKPLDFGHWAAHRLEILTDFKLRHGEAVAIGIAIDLLCSVQLGLLSKEECEFALETMEQCGLSLWHEVLDNVKIGTLALFKGMGEFKRHQGECFTITMPNGLGEKTEIYNISLNLISNAIDGLRKRKDLLCVGMALI, encoded by the coding sequence ATTAAAAAACCTATATTTAGACAGGAGGTTCAAGCATTGAATTATTGCAACTCTTTTACGGTGAATTTTTCTTACCCTGTTTTTTTTACCACGAAAGTATTTTCCCCCTCAAATTGCACACTTTTGAATGTGCTTGAAGGGGATATTGCTAAGATCGTATTTTTTGTCGACGATGGACTGCAAGCGTACTGGCATGATTTAGAAAAATCTATTTCCAATTGGTGCTCCCACCACAACAGCCGTGTACAGCTGGCATCATCCGTCTACTATGTCCAACACGGTGAATCAATTAAAAATAACCTTTCTATACTTGACTATGTGGGACATGTTGTAGAAAAAACAGAACTATGTCGACAGTCTTACATTGCAGCTATTGGAGGCGGTGCGGTGTTGGATGCGGTTGGTTTCGCTGCCGCAATAATACATCGTGGCATTCGCCTCATAAGAATACCGACAACAGTAATAGCTCAACTAGATTCTGGTATTGGGGTAAAAAACAGCATGAATCGTTTTAGGCAAAAAAATTATTACGGTACGTTTGCTCCTCCATGGGCGGTAATAAATGATTTTGATTTCCTTCAAACACTGGGACAAAAAGACTGGATATCCGGTATCGCCGAGGCCTTTAAGGTTGCCATTATAAAAGATAAAGCGTTCCTGGATTATTTAGCAAAAAGCGCTAATGATATTTTGCAGAGAGACCAAAAAACAATAGAGTATATTATTAAACACTGTGCCCGCCTCCACATGGACCATATACGAAACTCGGGAGACCCATTTGAAACGGGAACCGAGAAACCCCTTGATTTCGGGCATTGGGCAGCCCATCGTTTGGAAATTTTAACTGATTTTAAATTACGGCATGGTGAAGCAGTTGCAATAGGCATTGCAATAGACCTTCTTTGTTCCGTACAATTGGGCTTACTCAGTAAAGAAGAATGTGAATTTGCCCTTGAAACTATGGAGCAATGCGGTCTTTCACTTTGGCATGAAGTTCTCGATAATGTTAAAATAGGTACATTGGCGCTTTTTAAAGGAATGGGTGAGTTTAAAAGGCATCAGGGGGAATGCTTTACCATAACAATGCCCAATGGTCTAGGGGAAAAAACAGAAATTTACAATATTTCACTTAACCTGATCAGCAATGCTATTGACGGATTACGAAAAAGGAAAGACTTATTGTGCGTTGGAATGGCTCTCATCTAA
- a CDS encoding alkaline phosphatase family protein, with amino-acid sequence MKKLLVVQIAGLGHDFFLKQNKVPKIGSLIFQPIRSVFPAVTCTVQASFRTGAFPESHGIVGNGFFSREFGRPYFWEQSAFLVEGVKIWDNFRKSGKTVGQLFWQQSIGDESDVILSPAPIHKHRGGMIQDCYSRPGNLYHTLKRKLGYSFDLKHYWGPLASLKSSQWISEATEEIMRTIAPDILLTYLPHLDYVLQKNEHSSSKATKAFNELKYLLEKLFLAAEECNYDILAYSDYAITPAVKAIFPNIILREKGFLALRTVKGMTYPDYYSSKAFAVVDHQIAHIIIKNENNIIPVKDLLYKLPGVARILDEMGKKDARINHQRAGELILVAEKDAWFAYPWWTNKVEAPDYATHIDIHNKPGYDPCELFYGKWPFSISTDNSRIKGSHGIIDASSNAIWASTLEFESAPEHIIGLSRGLKNLYLDRRFKH; translated from the coding sequence ATGAAAAAATTATTGGTCGTTCAGATCGCCGGGCTGGGGCATGATTTCTTTTTGAAACAAAATAAAGTGCCTAAGATCGGCTCTCTGATTTTTCAACCGATCAGGAGTGTTTTTCCCGCAGTAACTTGTACCGTCCAAGCTTCTTTTCGAACGGGAGCATTTCCTGAATCGCATGGTATTGTCGGTAATGGATTTTTTTCCCGTGAATTTGGACGCCCGTATTTCTGGGAACAATCAGCGTTTCTTGTAGAAGGCGTCAAAATATGGGATAATTTCCGTAAATCAGGGAAAACGGTAGGGCAACTGTTCTGGCAACAAAGCATTGGCGATGAATCCGATGTGATCCTTTCTCCCGCGCCAATCCATAAACATCGCGGCGGTATGATACAGGATTGCTACTCTCGCCCCGGAAACCTTTACCATACTTTAAAACGCAAATTAGGCTATTCCTTTGATCTTAAACATTACTGGGGACCATTAGCTTCGTTAAAATCAAGCCAATGGATATCCGAAGCAACTGAAGAAATTATGCGCACAATTGCCCCGGATATTCTTTTAACATATTTGCCCCATCTTGATTACGTTCTTCAAAAAAACGAACACAGTTCTAGCAAAGCGACCAAGGCGTTTAATGAGCTTAAATATCTATTGGAAAAATTGTTTTTAGCGGCAGAGGAATGCAATTACGACATCCTTGCTTATAGTGATTACGCAATAACACCCGCAGTTAAAGCAATTTTCCCGAACATTATCTTGCGTGAAAAAGGGTTTTTGGCTTTGCGTACTGTTAAGGGCATGACATATCCCGATTATTATTCAAGCAAAGCCTTTGCGGTTGTGGATCATCAGATTGCCCATATTATAATAAAAAACGAAAACAACATTATCCCTGTTAAAGACCTTTTGTATAAATTACCTGGTGTTGCCCGGATTCTCGACGAAATGGGGAAAAAAGACGCGAGGATTAATCATCAACGGGCCGGAGAGCTTATTTTGGTAGCAGAGAAAGACGCCTGGTTTGCCTATCCATGGTGGACTAATAAAGTCGAGGCGCCAGATTATGCAACACACATTGATATACATAACAAACCGGGTTACGATCCTTGCGAACTCTTTTATGGGAAATGGCCCTTTTCTATATCAACTGATAATTCAAGGATTAAAGGCTCCCATGGAATTATCGATGCTTCTTCAAATGCGATATGGGCGTCTACGTTAGAATTTGAGAGTGCACCAGAGCATATCATCGGGCTTTCTCGTGGATTAAAAAACCTATATTTAGACAGGAGGTTCAAGCATTGA